The following proteins come from a genomic window of Bradysia coprophila strain Holo2 unplaced genomic scaffold, BU_Bcop_v1 contig_138, whole genome shotgun sequence:
- the LOC119073431 gene encoding transient receptor potential cation channel trpm isoform X7, which produces MLRQKRQPKPIRWGLKKICWGLINITVPRHAPRSWIEANFQKRDCVKFIPNPKDETKCCCGQSRTTHQTIPGIEAGTPGDVWVPYKHTRSHPTDAYGTIEFQGGAHPTKAQYVRLSYDTRPELLVQLFTKEWNLELPKLLITVQGGKANFELQPKLKKEIRKGLLKAAKTTGAWIFTGGTNTGVTKQVGDALLLEGQQRTGRVVSIGIAPWGIVERNHELLGHNRDVPCHSISSPRSKLEVLNNRHAYFLLVDNGTQGRYGAELILRRKLEKFISNLKLHPFTHSSTPVVCLVIEGGTNTIRAVLEYVTDTPPVPVVVCDGSGRAADLIAFVHKYAADGEEQTVLESMRDYLLNTIQKTFEVGIDQAECLYQELLQCTRNKNLITVYRIQEKPEGEVHELDQTILTALFKSQHLSPPEQLSLALTWNRVDIARTEIFVYGQEWPHGALDEAMMQALEHDRIDFVKLLLENGVSMKKFLTIPRLEELYNTKHGPANTLGFILRDVRPHIPKGYIYTLHDIGLVINKLMGGAYRSYYTRRKFRPIYAKVMNSYVNTYRKSSTFQRHPGANSMSLLAGLLPFTSEMALFEFPFNELLIWAVLTKRQEMALLMWAHGEESLAKSLVACKLYKAMAHEAAEDDLDTEIYDELKAYAKDFEAKGIKLLDFCYRQDAERAQRLLTCELQSWSSQSCLSLAVAANHRPLLAHPCSQVILADLWMGGLRTRKNTNLKVMLGLICPPFITKLDFKSKEELQSMPQTEEEHLENQNLDYEDLDKAHPDAEVSLSDSDCGQKEFLQISYDYEIKQHRPLRLKKKIYEFYTAPITKFWADSMAYMIFLVLFTYTVLVKMAPSPTWQEVYSIAYITTMGCEKIREIISSEPVAISHKFAVWAWNMWNPCDAAAIIFFVIGLTLRFRPNTMDAGRVIYCLDSIYWYLRILNILGVNKYLGPLVTMMGKMVKNMIYFVVLLLVVLLSFGVSRQAILAPHKEPSWSLVKGVLYQPYFMLYGEVFADDIYPDCGESPGQIPCVTGNWVTPITMAMYLLIANILLINLLIAVFNNIFIEVNAVSHQVWMFQRFTVVMEYQQKPVLPPPLIAFSHCYSLLKYFIRKAKGFDLPRDNGLKLFLEKDDMERLYDFEEECVEGYFREQEIVLNQSTDERIKATNDRVENMTQKIEDINQKENIQSATVQNIDFRLRKVEESAEQILSTLAVIHRFMSAHTSIQENLHGSSSNISTDNRQRGITYSEHQTLQVTGKPKFNRSLTEVRPDAYIFDDGHHFEVRPVQEEDEAVDRTDILREIPIAKARKQSILSEDSDIFCHEKHLHSSDTVKKPPFLNIIRQETTSTESRDTLTPLEASDDHTLVDDGSAENITDLNFEAAKRNAIRRRSMARRNSECCSNYNDIQRSQTSLIAAGAMSRRQVSLTQSEPDSGNEQAPVKVVSVKPNRNLLMKFHTQYTSITDELENICQTITSPTLSIRDSDKTVHDMSKAEIAALIERQHLKECEENDYVMLSRLFYNRGSIEETDDNFEGSSLDLPNRHPLRRETAVELPVTPSKSNDPDSDPAEYELRVDRTSTVNRNLSADHSTIRVMTSQNYLIPSMSEPIPHPFKSSSDSIQKNSSTETEYSLQPYQVIKQSSNETNPSFTGSFNVDNPLTLELSIDTDNSHNVTVIDGDYVDDKDNVPIINCNVKKFGEIRHSINEVRGGLKKQFSMDQGQLSPKIIESGVQKSCLKPSNTNSKLIGALKESSSTSTDESKDDRTIPTISTNLVQDEIAKLSSNIKSSTEDDKDPPYNETMC; this is translated from the exons CATGCTCCCAGAAGTTGGATCGAAGCGAATTTCCAAAAGCGAGACTGCGTTAAATTTATTCCGAACCCAAAGGACGAAACAAA ATGTTGTTGTGGTCAATCACGTACAACCCATCAAACTATACCTGGCATCGAGGCTGGCACACCAGGAGATGTATGGGTACCATACAAGCATACGAGATCACATCCCACAGACGCTTACGGAACAATTGAGTTTCAAGGTGGTGCTCATCCTACCAAAGCACAA TACGTTCGTCTATCATATGACACCCGACCAGAATTGTTAGTTCAGTTGTTTACAAAAGAATGGAATTTGGAATTACCCAAACTGCTTATAACGGTTCAAGGTGGCAAAGCTAATTTTGAACTTCAGCCGAAGTTaaaaaag GAAATACGCAAGGGTTTGCTGAAAGCTGCAAAAACCACTGGAGCATGGATTTTTACTGGTGGCACCAATACGg GTGTAACAAAGCAGGTCGGAGATGCCCTGCTTCTGGAAGGTCAACAAAGAACCGGAAGAGTGGTTAGCATTGGTATTGCACCGTGGGGCATTGTCGAACGTAATCATGAGTTACTGGGTCACAACAGAGACGTCCCGTGCCATAGCATTAGTTCGCCGAG gTCAAAATTGGAGGTGCTTAACAACCGACATGCATACTTCCTACTTGTAGATAACGGCACACAAGGACGTTATGGTGCCGAGTTGATTCTTCGACGTAAACTCGAAAAGTTTATTTCAAACTTAAAACTGCATCCAT TTACCCATTCTAGTACGCCGGTGGTGTGTTTAGTTATTGAAGGTGGAACTAATACTATAAGGGCTGTTTTGGAATATGTTACCGATACTCCG CCGGTACCAGTTGTTGTATGTGATGGATCTGGTAGAGCAGCTGACTTAATTGCTTTTGTGCACAA GTACGCTGCTGATGGTGAAGAACAAACAGTATTGGAATCGATGCGAGATTACCTGCTTAACACAATCCAAAAAACATTCGAAGTTGGAATCGATCAAGCAGAATGCTTGTACCAAGAACTGTTACAATGTACCCGAAATAAGAATTtg ATAACTGTGTATCGAATCCAAGAAAAACCCGAGGGTGAGGTGCACGAATTGGATCAGACCATACTAACGGCACTGTTTAAGTCGCAGCATTTAAGTCCTCCCGAGCAATTGAGTTTAGCATTGACATGGAATCGCGTCGACATTGctcgaaccgaaattttcgtttaCGGACAAGAATGGCCGCATGGGGCTCTCGACGAAGCTATGATGCAGGCTCTAGAACATGATCGGATCGATTTCGTTAAATTATTGTTAGAAAATGGCGTttcaatgaagaaatttttaaccATTCCAAGGCTTGAAGAGTTGTACAACACAAAACATGGTCCAGCTAATACTTTAGG ATTTATTTTAAGAGATGTTCGTCCTCACATACCCAAAGGATACATTTATACGCTTCATGATATAGGTTtagtaataaataaattgatggGTGGTGCATATCG GTCTTACTACACCCGTCGaaaatttcgtccaatttACGCCAAAGTTATGAATAGCTACGTGAATACATATAGAAAATCGTCAACATTTCAACGTCATCCTGGTGCTAATTCAATGAGCCTTTTAGCGGGACTTCTTCCATTTACATCCGAAATGGCTTTGTTTGAATTTCCCTTCAACGAGCTTCTG ATATGGGCTGTGCTAACAAAACGTCAAGAAATGGCTCTACTTATGTGGGCTCATGGTGAAGAGTCATTAG CCAAATCACTCGTCGCTTGTAAATTGTACAAAGCCATGGCACACGAAGCAGCTGAGGATGATCTGGACACAGAAATTTACGACGAACTGAAGGCTTATGCTAAAGATTTCGAGGCGAAAGGAATAaaacttttagatttttgttaTCGACAAGATGCAGAACGGGCACAACGATTGCTCACTTGTGAGCTGCAGTCGTGGTCAAGCCAAAGTTGTTTGTCACTAGCTGTAGCTGCTAATCATAGGCCGCTGTTAGCTCATCCGTGCAGTCAGGTTATTTTGGCCGATTTGTGGATGGGTGGATTGAG GACGAGGAAAAACACTAATCTGAAG GTCATGCTCGGTTTGATATGTCCACCATTTATAACCAAATTGGATTTTAAGTCAAAGGAGGAGTTGCAATCGATGCCACAAACAGAGGAAGAACATctggaaaatcaaaatttggatTACGAAGATCTGGATAAAGCCCATCCCGATGCCGAG GTCTCACTGTCTGATTCTGATTGTGGTCAAAAGGAGTTCCTGCAAATATCTTATGACTACGAAATTAAGCAGCACCGACCACTTCGTcttaagaagaaaatttatgaattttacacAGCTCCCATAACTAAATTTTGGGCTGATTCT ATGGCATACATGATATTTTTGGTACTATTCACATACACGGTTTTGGTGAAAATGGCACCGTCACCAACATGGCAAG AAGTTTATTCGATTGCTTACATAACCACAATGGGCTGTGAGAAAATCCGTGAAATTATCTCTTCGGAACCAGTAGCAATATC ACATAAATTTGCTGTATGGGCATGGAATATGTGGAACCCGTGCGATGCTGcagcaataatattttttgttattggtTTAACCTTAAGATTTAGGCCGAATACGATGGATGCAGGACGTGTGATCTATTGTTTGGATAGTATCTACTGGTACTTACGAATACTTAACATCCTGGGAGTTAACAAATATTTAG GTCCACTG GTTACCATGATGGGTAAAATGGTTAAGAATATGATTTATTTTGTGGTTCTTTTACTTGTTGTACTGCTCAGTTTTGGCGTGAGTAGACAAGCAATTTTAGCTCCGCATAAAGAGCCCAGCTGGAGTCTGGTCAAAGGT GTGTTATATCAGCCATACTTCATGCTTTACGGAGAAGTATTTGCCGATGATATTTACCCAGACTGTGGAGAGAGTCCTGGGCAAATACCATGTGTTACTG gtaACTGGGTGACACCGATTACAATGGCCATGTACTTATTGATAGCAAACATACTGCTCATAAATCTGTTGATAGCggttttcaacaacattttcattgaagtGAATGCAGTGTCGCATCAG GTGTGGATGTTCCAACGTTTTACCGTAGTCATGGAATATCAACAAAAACCCGTACTGCCACCGCCATTGATTGCCTTCAGCCATTGCTACTCATTGCTCAAATATTTTATACGGAAAGCGAAAG GGTTTGATTTGCCACGTGATAACggattgaaattatttttggaaaaagatgATATGGAACGTCTGTACGATTTTGAAGAGGAATGTGTGGAAGGATACTTTAGAGAGCAAGAAATTGTGCTCAATCAGTCAACGGATGAACGGATTAAGGCAACCAATGATCGGGTCGAGAATATGACGCAAAAGATTGAAGACATCAATCAGAAAGAAAACATTCAATCGGCAACCGTTCAG AACATTGATTTTCGATTGCGAAAAGTCGAAGAATCGGCAGAACAAATATTATCTACTTTAGCTGTGATACATAGATTTATGTCGGCGCATACATCTATTCAAGAAAATCTACATGGTTCGTCAAGCAATATAAGCACAGACAATCGTCAAAGAGGAATTACTTACTCTGAACATCAAACACTACAG GTAACGGGTAAACCTAAATTCAATCGATCATTAACGGAGGTGCGGCCAGACGCTTACATTTTCGATGATGGCCATCATTTTGAAGTGAGACCGGTGCAAGAAGAGGATGAAGCTGTGGATAGAACTGACATATTACGAGAG ataCCCATAGCAAAAGCGCGGAAGCAGTCGATACTCTCTGAAGATTCCGACATTTTTTGTCACGAAAAACATCTCCATTCGTCTGATACAGTTAAGAAACCTCCGTTTTTGAATATCATCCGACAAGAGACCACGAGCACAGAAAGCAGAGATACGCTAACACCGCTCGAGGCTAGCGATGATCACACATTGGTCGATGATGGTTCTGCGGAAAATATAACGGACTTAAATTTCGAGGCAGCTAAGAGGAATGCAATACGACGCAGATCGATGGCTCGTAGAAATTCAGAGTGCTGTTCGAATTACAACGACATACAAAGATCACAAACTAGTCTAATTGCAGCGGGTGCAATGAGTCGACGACAAGTTAGTTTGACTCAATCGGAACCAGATAGTGGAAATGAGCAAG CTCCTGTTAAAGTTGTATCAGTCAAGCCTAACAGGAATCTTCTAATGAAATTCCACACTCAATACACATCCATTACCGATGAGTTAGAGAACATTTGTCAGACAATAACATCACCAACTCTTTCTATTCGTGATTCGGACAAAACGGTGCATGACATGTCAAAGGCTGAAATTGCGGCACTGATTGAACGGCAGCATTTGAAGGAATGCGAAGAAAATGATTATGTGATGCTGTCCAGATTGTTCTATAACCGCGGATCGATCGAAGAAACAGACGATAATTTTGAG GGATCATCACTGGATCTACCAAATCGACATCCACTTCGTCGTGAAACCGCCGTTGAACTTCCAGTGACTCCATCAAAATCGAATGACCCGGATAGTGATCCAGCTGAGTATGAACTTCGCGTCGACCGAACGTCTACAGTCAATCGCAATTTATCGGCTGATCATTCGACGATCCGAGTCATGACATCCCAAAACTATCTCATCCCCTCGATGTCAGAACCCATTCCTCATCCATTCAAATCGTCTTCAGACAGCATTCAGAAAAATTCTAGCACAGAAACCGAATATTCGCTGCAACCGTACCAAGTGATCAAACAAagttcaaatgaaacaaatccTTCGTTCACTGGATCATTCAACGTAGACAATCCTCTAACACTAGAATTGTCTATCGACACAGACAATAGTCATAATGTAACTGTTATTGACGGGGATTACGTCGATGACAAGGATAATGTACCGATCATTAACTGCAATGTTAAAAAGTTCGGCGAAATTCGCCATTCGATAAATGAGGTGCGCGGTGGTCTGAAGAAACAGTTCAGCATGGATCAAGGTCAATTGTCACCAAAGATCATTGAAAGTGGCGTCCAGAAAAGTTGCTTGAAACCGTCAAACACGAATTCGAAATTGATCGGTGCGTTGAAGGAGAGTAGTTCGACTAGTACGGATGAATCGAAGGATGACAGAACCATTCCAACGATAAGCACAAATTTAGTGCAAGATGAAATTGCCAAATTGTCGTCGAATATTAAAAGTAGTACCGAAGACGATAAAGATCCACCGTATAATGAAACCATGTGCTAG
- the LOC119073431 gene encoding transient receptor potential cation channel trpm isoform X6, protein MLRQKRQPKPIRWGLKKICWGLINITVPRHAPRSWIEANFQKRDCVKFIPNPKDETKCCCGQSRTTHQTIPGIEAGTPGDVWVPYKHTRSHPTDAYGTIEFQGGAHPTKAQYVRLSYDTRPELLVQLFTKEWNLELPKLLITVQGGKANFELQPKLKKEIRKGLLKAAKTTGAWIFTGGTNTGVTKQVGDALLLEGQQRTGRVVSIGIAPWGIVERNHELLGHNRDVPCHSISSPRSKLEVLNNRHAYFLLVDNGTQGRYGAELILRRKLEKFISNLKLHPFTHSSTPVVCLVIEGGTNTIRAVLEYVTDTPPVPVVVCDGSGRAADLIAFVHKYAADGEEQTVLESMRDYLLNTIQKTFEVGIDQAECLYQELLQCTRNKNLITVYRIQEKPEGEVHELDQTILTALFKSQHLSPPEQLSLALTWNRVDIARTEIFVYGQEWPHGALDEAMMQALEHDRIDFVKLLLENGVSMKKFLTIPRLEELYNTKHGPANTLGFILRDVRPHIPKGYIYTLHDIGLVINKLMGGAYRSYYTRRKFRPIYAKVMNSYVNTYRKSSTFQRHPGANSMSLLAGLLPFTSEMALFEFPFNELLIWAVLTKRQEMALLMWAHGEESLAKSLVACKLYKAMAHEAAEDDLDTEIYDELKAYAKDFEAKGIKLLDFCYRQDAERAQRLLTCELQSWSSQSCLSLAVAANHRPLLAHPCSQVILADLWMGGLRTRKNTNLKVMLGLICPPFITKLDFKSKEELQSMPQTEEEHLENQNLDYEDLDKAHPDAEALLADPYPMKDTKVQENGKVSLSDSDCGQKEFLQISYDYEIKQHRPLRLKKKIYEFYTAPITKFWADSMAYMIFLVLFTYTVLVKMAPSPTWQEVYSIAYITTMGCEKIREIISSEPVAISHKFAVWAWNMWNPCDAAAIIFFVIGLTLRFRPNTMDAGRVIYCLDSIYWYLRILNILGVNKYLGPLVTMMGKMVKNMIYFVVLLLVVLLSFGVSRQAILAPHKEPSWSLVKGVLYQPYFMLYGEVFADDIYPDCGESPGQIPCVTGNWVTPITMAMYLLIANILLINLLIAVFNNIFIEVNAVSHQVWMFQRFTVVMEYQQKPVLPPPLIAFSHCYSLLKYFIRKAKGFDLPRDNGLKLFLEKDDMERLYDFEEECVEGYFREQEIVLNQSTDERIKATNDRVENMTQKIEDINQKENIQSATVQNIDFRLRKVEESAEQILSTLAVIHRFMSAHTSIQENLHGSSSNISTDNRQRGITYSEHQTLQVTGKPKFNRSLTEVRPDAYIFDDGHHFEVRPVQEEDEAVDRTDILREIPIAKARKQSILSEDSDIFCHEKHLHSSDTVKKPPFLNIIRQETTSTESRDTLTPLEASDDHTLVDDGSAENITDLNFEAAKRNAIRRRSMARRNSECCSNYNDIQRSQTSLIAAGAMSRRQVSLTQSEPDSGNEQAPVKVVSVKPNRNLLMKFHTQYTSITDELENICQTITSPTLSIRDSDKTVHDMSKAEIAALIERQHLKECEENDYVMLSRLFYNRGSIEETDDNFEGSSLDLPNRHPLRRETAVELPVTPSKSNDPDSDPAEYELRVDRTSTVNRNLSADHSTIRVMTSQNYLIPSMSEPIPHPFKSSSDSIQKNSSTETEYSLQPYQVIKQSSNETNPSFTGSFNVDNPLTLELSIDTDNSHNVTVIDGDYVDDKDNVPIINCNVKKFGEIRHSINEVRGGLKKQFSMDQGQLSPKIIESGVQKSCLKPSNTNSKLIGALKESSSTSTDESKDDRTIPTISTNLVQDEIAKLSSNIKSSTEDDKDPPYNETMC, encoded by the exons CATGCTCCCAGAAGTTGGATCGAAGCGAATTTCCAAAAGCGAGACTGCGTTAAATTTATTCCGAACCCAAAGGACGAAACAAA ATGTTGTTGTGGTCAATCACGTACAACCCATCAAACTATACCTGGCATCGAGGCTGGCACACCAGGAGATGTATGGGTACCATACAAGCATACGAGATCACATCCCACAGACGCTTACGGAACAATTGAGTTTCAAGGTGGTGCTCATCCTACCAAAGCACAA TACGTTCGTCTATCATATGACACCCGACCAGAATTGTTAGTTCAGTTGTTTACAAAAGAATGGAATTTGGAATTACCCAAACTGCTTATAACGGTTCAAGGTGGCAAAGCTAATTTTGAACTTCAGCCGAAGTTaaaaaag GAAATACGCAAGGGTTTGCTGAAAGCTGCAAAAACCACTGGAGCATGGATTTTTACTGGTGGCACCAATACGg GTGTAACAAAGCAGGTCGGAGATGCCCTGCTTCTGGAAGGTCAACAAAGAACCGGAAGAGTGGTTAGCATTGGTATTGCACCGTGGGGCATTGTCGAACGTAATCATGAGTTACTGGGTCACAACAGAGACGTCCCGTGCCATAGCATTAGTTCGCCGAG gTCAAAATTGGAGGTGCTTAACAACCGACATGCATACTTCCTACTTGTAGATAACGGCACACAAGGACGTTATGGTGCCGAGTTGATTCTTCGACGTAAACTCGAAAAGTTTATTTCAAACTTAAAACTGCATCCAT TTACCCATTCTAGTACGCCGGTGGTGTGTTTAGTTATTGAAGGTGGAACTAATACTATAAGGGCTGTTTTGGAATATGTTACCGATACTCCG CCGGTACCAGTTGTTGTATGTGATGGATCTGGTAGAGCAGCTGACTTAATTGCTTTTGTGCACAA GTACGCTGCTGATGGTGAAGAACAAACAGTATTGGAATCGATGCGAGATTACCTGCTTAACACAATCCAAAAAACATTCGAAGTTGGAATCGATCAAGCAGAATGCTTGTACCAAGAACTGTTACAATGTACCCGAAATAAGAATTtg ATAACTGTGTATCGAATCCAAGAAAAACCCGAGGGTGAGGTGCACGAATTGGATCAGACCATACTAACGGCACTGTTTAAGTCGCAGCATTTAAGTCCTCCCGAGCAATTGAGTTTAGCATTGACATGGAATCGCGTCGACATTGctcgaaccgaaattttcgtttaCGGACAAGAATGGCCGCATGGGGCTCTCGACGAAGCTATGATGCAGGCTCTAGAACATGATCGGATCGATTTCGTTAAATTATTGTTAGAAAATGGCGTttcaatgaagaaatttttaaccATTCCAAGGCTTGAAGAGTTGTACAACACAAAACATGGTCCAGCTAATACTTTAGG ATTTATTTTAAGAGATGTTCGTCCTCACATACCCAAAGGATACATTTATACGCTTCATGATATAGGTTtagtaataaataaattgatggGTGGTGCATATCG GTCTTACTACACCCGTCGaaaatttcgtccaatttACGCCAAAGTTATGAATAGCTACGTGAATACATATAGAAAATCGTCAACATTTCAACGTCATCCTGGTGCTAATTCAATGAGCCTTTTAGCGGGACTTCTTCCATTTACATCCGAAATGGCTTTGTTTGAATTTCCCTTCAACGAGCTTCTG ATATGGGCTGTGCTAACAAAACGTCAAGAAATGGCTCTACTTATGTGGGCTCATGGTGAAGAGTCATTAG CCAAATCACTCGTCGCTTGTAAATTGTACAAAGCCATGGCACACGAAGCAGCTGAGGATGATCTGGACACAGAAATTTACGACGAACTGAAGGCTTATGCTAAAGATTTCGAGGCGAAAGGAATAaaacttttagatttttgttaTCGACAAGATGCAGAACGGGCACAACGATTGCTCACTTGTGAGCTGCAGTCGTGGTCAAGCCAAAGTTGTTTGTCACTAGCTGTAGCTGCTAATCATAGGCCGCTGTTAGCTCATCCGTGCAGTCAGGTTATTTTGGCCGATTTGTGGATGGGTGGATTGAG GACGAGGAAAAACACTAATCTGAAG GTCATGCTCGGTTTGATATGTCCACCATTTATAACCAAATTGGATTTTAAGTCAAAGGAGGAGTTGCAATCGATGCCACAAACAGAGGAAGAACATctggaaaatcaaaatttggatTACGAAGATCTGGATAAAGCCCATCCCGATGCCGAG gCTCTTTTGGCCGACCCATATCCGATGAAAGACACCAAAGTTCAAGAGAACGGAAAA GTCTCACTGTCTGATTCTGATTGTGGTCAAAAGGAGTTCCTGCAAATATCTTATGACTACGAAATTAAGCAGCACCGACCACTTCGTcttaagaagaaaatttatgaattttacacAGCTCCCATAACTAAATTTTGGGCTGATTCT ATGGCATACATGATATTTTTGGTACTATTCACATACACGGTTTTGGTGAAAATGGCACCGTCACCAACATGGCAAG AAGTTTATTCGATTGCTTACATAACCACAATGGGCTGTGAGAAAATCCGTGAAATTATCTCTTCGGAACCAGTAGCAATATC ACATAAATTTGCTGTATGGGCATGGAATATGTGGAACCCGTGCGATGCTGcagcaataatattttttgttattggtTTAACCTTAAGATTTAGGCCGAATACGATGGATGCAGGACGTGTGATCTATTGTTTGGATAGTATCTACTGGTACTTACGAATACTTAACATCCTGGGAGTTAACAAATATTTAG GTCCACTG GTTACCATGATGGGTAAAATGGTTAAGAATATGATTTATTTTGTGGTTCTTTTACTTGTTGTACTGCTCAGTTTTGGCGTGAGTAGACAAGCAATTTTAGCTCCGCATAAAGAGCCCAGCTGGAGTCTGGTCAAAGGT GTGTTATATCAGCCATACTTCATGCTTTACGGAGAAGTATTTGCCGATGATATTTACCCAGACTGTGGAGAGAGTCCTGGGCAAATACCATGTGTTACTG gtaACTGGGTGACACCGATTACAATGGCCATGTACTTATTGATAGCAAACATACTGCTCATAAATCTGTTGATAGCggttttcaacaacattttcattgaagtGAATGCAGTGTCGCATCAG GTGTGGATGTTCCAACGTTTTACCGTAGTCATGGAATATCAACAAAAACCCGTACTGCCACCGCCATTGATTGCCTTCAGCCATTGCTACTCATTGCTCAAATATTTTATACGGAAAGCGAAAG GGTTTGATTTGCCACGTGATAACggattgaaattatttttggaaaaagatgATATGGAACGTCTGTACGATTTTGAAGAGGAATGTGTGGAAGGATACTTTAGAGAGCAAGAAATTGTGCTCAATCAGTCAACGGATGAACGGATTAAGGCAACCAATGATCGGGTCGAGAATATGACGCAAAAGATTGAAGACATCAATCAGAAAGAAAACATTCAATCGGCAACCGTTCAG AACATTGATTTTCGATTGCGAAAAGTCGAAGAATCGGCAGAACAAATATTATCTACTTTAGCTGTGATACATAGATTTATGTCGGCGCATACATCTATTCAAGAAAATCTACATGGTTCGTCAAGCAATATAAGCACAGACAATCGTCAAAGAGGAATTACTTACTCTGAACATCAAACACTACAG GTAACGGGTAAACCTAAATTCAATCGATCATTAACGGAGGTGCGGCCAGACGCTTACATTTTCGATGATGGCCATCATTTTGAAGTGAGACCGGTGCAAGAAGAGGATGAAGCTGTGGATAGAACTGACATATTACGAGAG ataCCCATAGCAAAAGCGCGGAAGCAGTCGATACTCTCTGAAGATTCCGACATTTTTTGTCACGAAAAACATCTCCATTCGTCTGATACAGTTAAGAAACCTCCGTTTTTGAATATCATCCGACAAGAGACCACGAGCACAGAAAGCAGAGATACGCTAACACCGCTCGAGGCTAGCGATGATCACACATTGGTCGATGATGGTTCTGCGGAAAATATAACGGACTTAAATTTCGAGGCAGCTAAGAGGAATGCAATACGACGCAGATCGATGGCTCGTAGAAATTCAGAGTGCTGTTCGAATTACAACGACATACAAAGATCACAAACTAGTCTAATTGCAGCGGGTGCAATGAGTCGACGACAAGTTAGTTTGACTCAATCGGAACCAGATAGTGGAAATGAGCAAG CTCCTGTTAAAGTTGTATCAGTCAAGCCTAACAGGAATCTTCTAATGAAATTCCACACTCAATACACATCCATTACCGATGAGTTAGAGAACATTTGTCAGACAATAACATCACCAACTCTTTCTATTCGTGATTCGGACAAAACGGTGCATGACATGTCAAAGGCTGAAATTGCGGCACTGATTGAACGGCAGCATTTGAAGGAATGCGAAGAAAATGATTATGTGATGCTGTCCAGATTGTTCTATAACCGCGGATCGATCGAAGAAACAGACGATAATTTTGAG GGATCATCACTGGATCTACCAAATCGACATCCACTTCGTCGTGAAACCGCCGTTGAACTTCCAGTGACTCCATCAAAATCGAATGACCCGGATAGTGATCCAGCTGAGTATGAACTTCGCGTCGACCGAACGTCTACAGTCAATCGCAATTTATCGGCTGATCATTCGACGATCCGAGTCATGACATCCCAAAACTATCTCATCCCCTCGATGTCAGAACCCATTCCTCATCCATTCAAATCGTCTTCAGACAGCATTCAGAAAAATTCTAGCACAGAAACCGAATATTCGCTGCAACCGTACCAAGTGATCAAACAAagttcaaatgaaacaaatccTTCGTTCACTGGATCATTCAACGTAGACAATCCTCTAACACTAGAATTGTCTATCGACACAGACAATAGTCATAATGTAACTGTTATTGACGGGGATTACGTCGATGACAAGGATAATGTACCGATCATTAACTGCAATGTTAAAAAGTTCGGCGAAATTCGCCATTCGATAAATGAGGTGCGCGGTGGTCTGAAGAAACAGTTCAGCATGGATCAAGGTCAATTGTCACCAAAGATCATTGAAAGTGGCGTCCAGAAAAGTTGCTTGAAACCGTCAAACACGAATTCGAAATTGATCGGTGCGTTGAAGGAGAGTAGTTCGACTAGTACGGATGAATCGAAGGATGACAGAACCATTCCAACGATAAGCACAAATTTAGTGCAAGATGAAATTGCCAAATTGTCGTCGAATATTAAAAGTAGTACCGAAGACGATAAAGATCCACCGTATAATGAAACCATGTGCTAG